From Epinephelus lanceolatus isolate andai-2023 chromosome 23, ASM4190304v1, whole genome shotgun sequence:
GAACATGAACACCATTCAGAACAAAAATATACGTTTTTGTTAGTGACCTCAGCAGTGCTCTCATTTCCTGATCACCAAATCCAAATTGTGCATGTGCACATTTGGAATCCAGAAAGAGAATCTCTCTCTGTGCTGGCTTCAAAACCTATTGTGGTTAATGAGATGCCATTTCATCGTAGGGGGAGAGGTTAATACAAAAcagacaacagaaacacaacagcacAGCACTAATGAAACACACCTTTGTttttagatgtttttgttttatttagtatGTGCTTAGTGAATGTAAAAAAGATGTGAGGACAAGAAATGATTTGGGCAGCAATGATTCAGGAGGTACAATGGCTGCATGCATAGCTGCCTCCACCAGAGGAAAGTGAGTGTGTGGGTCAGTTGTAAAAGTGATAGGCAGACAGCGATAAAGAAAAAATGCAACTGTACTTATAGAAAACAAGAAATGTCCAAATCTCCACACAGGGATAACAATGGAGTCCCTTATGTGAATGTCTCCCTTATaacaaagaaacatttaaaagataaaaaaaaaacaacataaaaatatattcTTAATTGAATCCAATAGGTATACTTACAGGTAAACTTGAGAGTAGGTCAGCTGCCGTTGGCTGTCGCCATGTTGGTACAACATACAAATCAGCCACTGTAATGCACTTCCCCTGCAGAATATATTGCAAATGTAAACCTAGGCATGTAAAACAGTATTTAAAATGGATACAAACATATTCTGAGATTAGACTTTATACCTTTGATTGAGCAATTCTTTCTATAAGCTCAAAACACGCATTTCCtatctgcaaaaaaacaaacaaacaaaaaaataacttgGCAGCGTTAATGACATACATAATTGGTTCACATATAAGATCCATTTATTATTAACTCACGGTTGATTCCATCTCCCGATCCAAGCCGAGAGTCCAGAAGTCACCATGCGTTAGGCAACTCTTTTTTGTCTTCACAATTAGTTGTGTCACTGGCCTTTCAGTATCCAGGACATAGTCAAGCTAattattgtaaaataaaaataaaaaaaagattgcaCCTTTATTATAAATTTCATAACCAGCATAACATCTAGCCCAGCAATTTCACAGGTGGCAGGGTTTCAAAATAAGAATCACAAACCTTTCtctaaaatgtaatataattttCTTCTGCTTTTTAAATACATACCAGTTGCTGTTGgcaggaatgtgtgtgtaatgtccATGACGCCCGGCATGGTTGTATGTTCTCACATTTtgtgatgttttcacagtgtggtcCACATGTGTCACCATCTATCCAGGAGAattcaagttttaaaaaaaaggcaaaataaatTCATGCTGATTTGAAAACCTGCTACCcacctttgtgtgtgtcagcgtgAAGCCCTTGTTGCTGCAAAGGGGCTCCAACTGGTGAGGGCAGATGTTGATGCTGTGCAGAGTTTTCTGATGGTAGGATTCCCAAGGCTTTAGAAAAAACACAGTGTTCAGTACAAGCATTATATTTCACATTTCAGGTATAAACATAAAAATCCCTAATTTCATAATTACCTAATACTGCTTGTCCAACTTCATTTAGAGCGATGTCATGCAGAGACTGTGAATCACCTCCTCTCTTGAGCAGCTTTTTCAGaatcttttcatttgttttgatgttttgatgatgcACCAGGTTTctcattgtaaaaatgtgtgttgATGGTGCCATGTTATTGAGGAAGTAATTGTTTTTCTGCAGAGTTGAAAACAACTGCTCAGCCACCTGGCTATTCAGGGAACCCTGAAGTTCTGGGACCAGTTTGATCCTCCTTAAAACCTCCTTTGGATCTTTGGTGTTGGCCTCATGAAATTTGTCGTAAAGGACATAATGGTCTGAAGACCCAGTGCAAGGATGCCCATCTTCATCTGGTTTTTGTAGCTTTTCAGTCAACCATGGAAGAGGAATTCTGAGTTTTccctgctgagctgctgtgacatTGTCTTCGGTTGTTTCAGCCAGTCTCCCTTCATGTGGCTTGATAGGTAGTGTGGTTGGGACACGGAGGTTGACGTGAGTTGCCAAACCACGAGCAAAATCataaacagaaacatttggCAGGTGCTTCCAGGACAGAAGAAGATCAGCAAAATCTCTTGGCGATTCTGCTCTCAGGTTAAACTTTACACTGTATACAACACCATGAGGGCAGAGAATCACACTCCAGCCCCCTATAAAAGAAAGTTGAAAGTCTATTTAGTTAATGTTAATAACACATCTCAGACTGTTTTTAAGAACAATGTGTGACCCATACCTGAAGCTCCCCAGattttctgaaatattttgtCGTATGTATGTCTGGTTTTCATCTCGTCTCTTAGTCTGTTGATAAGGTCGTTCCTTGATCCCTTTGAGTCCAAACTGCAGGCCTTACACAGCTTGCGCACTGTTGAAACCttttgaaataaagaaaatgtgaaatcaAGTCAAATATTATTACACGCTGCAACCCAAATTTAATAACAGTATATGTACCTTCTGCTTCATGAGCTCATCCATGAGACGGTCCTCTGAAACCATGCTCAGCTCAGCTTCAGATGAGGACTTTGAAGAGGAAACTTTTTCAAATTCTGTGTTTAACACAGTGTCAGATTTGCATGTATTCTTCCCAATCCATGGGGCCCAGTGCTCAAAACTAGAATGCACAGCAAAGCTGTTCTTTGCATGGCCTAGGAAAAGGCACCAAACATGTAATTAATAGTATGTTACAGTTCAATGATCCATTACATAAAGGTAATAACTAAGAGAGAATTTATGTATGTAAATACTTGGGAAAAAGGCACGAGAAATCATCTCCAGCTGGACAGAATCCCAGAACTCCTCAATGTTGACCTCCCCAGCGAAGTTCTCTGAGACCTCTTCTATGTCACTCACTGAAAGAAATAGCTGTAATTTACTGTCTctgtaatacacacacaaacgcacgcacacacgcacgacTTTGTGACTTACCAGGGAAGTTAAACACTCCTTTCTTATGCAGGTCCATCACAACCACTGGAGGATGGTAGCCACAGCAAACACAGGAATAGGAATAGTCGTGGTTTGTCAATGCCTCAAAGTGGAGGTATGCATGGAGGATAGTATTTTTGGATGGAAATTTTACTTTCCTCAGGCCTTCCAGTGACTCAGTTACTTTGGACACTGAAACATTGTTCttcaagagaaaaacaaatttttaaaaattacagTCATGGTTATTTCAGAGGAATAAACATGTTCCAAGAAACATTATCATGAAAGTTCCATTTTACTAACCTGTAAATTCAGCCTCAGATATAAACACAGTTCCAGGTTCAATATGACATGGTCATCAAAATTGTGAAGACTGTCCATCCATTCCTG
This genomic window contains:
- the LOC117246427 gene encoding uncharacterized protein LOC117246427 yields the protein MHHSIFSPSEGYEVERCTVCCKLFHCPLCPKYKPSQKGRIQKYLDVHVKNAITFKDKKICKCSLNCRNAGHFHCPICHKTIIRRSDLEKHLQTCQVSTKQMPSSAPAPIQSESDTSAAPAPFLYPPSALPHVSPISESTVPPPKQDVPSAQPATSSSAQHTKRCHRKAKCPHCNLICLKKNLNKHIQRKHIKKSSDSVLKSVCVDATNGISAVQKTTRGFSVPIHVQKKTWGHLHKVQCELEDCRQYHQMALRSGLTFSQCEHIRSLEHCREIATEEWLKEETLEEMVKFKFFGEAKKTTCTKRQKHAQKAHVPLCVEVAFQKNPTEFCFSIHEPALHHYSRLGRVMVTYNSTAHTWHCPCAKPRISCVHKNIGKWHLFQKNPDIFRTETAASTPLLQQHSVYPPSAEILEQLVQYIYKHKQLPATLPDDLVKPKPPASYITELHPSETTCTICPGSVDLEKSTLISRNARIITINGVIEHVSTYFRRCPQCHMIYRYQEWMDSLHNFDDHVILNLELCLYLRLNLQNNVSVSKVTESLEGLRKVKFPSKNTILHAYLHFEALTNHDYSYSCVCCGYHPPVVVMDLHKKGVFNFPVSDIEEVSENFAGEVNIEEFWDSVQLEMISRAFFPSHAKNSFAVHSSFEHWAPWIGKNTCKSDTVLNTEFEKVSSSKSSSEAELSMVSEDRLMDELMKQKVSTVRKLCKACSLDSKGSRNDLINRLRDEMKTRHTYDKIFQKIWGASGGWSVILCPHGVVYSVKFNLRAESPRDFADLLLSWKHLPNVSVYDFARGLATHVNLRVPTTLPIKPHEGRLAETTEDNVTAAQQGKLRIPLPWLTEKLQKPDEDGHPCTGSSDHYVLYDKFHEANTKDPKEVLRRIKLVPELQGSLNSQVAEQLFSTLQKNNYFLNNMAPSTHIFTMRNLVHHQNIKTNEKILKKLLKRGGDSQSLHDIALNEVGQAVLALGILPSENSAQHQHLPSPVGAPLQQQGLHADTHKDGDTCGPHCENITKCENIQPCRASWTLHTHSCQQQLLDYVLDTERPVTQLIVKTKKSCLTHGDFWTLGLDREMESTIGNACFELIERIAQSKGKCITVADLYVVPTWRQPTAADLLSSLPKPFPVNISWTVARDHWFGNTGFSQTAVWK